The following proteins are co-located in the Phaeodactylum tricornutum CCAP 1055/1 chromosome 2, whole genome shotgun sequence genome:
- a CDS encoding predicted protein, whose translation MESQQHVKTLQTDKRSKNRLKYASSRKRAKTATADVYRSYKRRIGVTSAASREERVHHSDAAINNRRKNSTYKSIATVVPSSSTNSQSFLDDESDHPDIGTAESVLAIELDVSLDRNASEIFGKLHRELWPLVRSLPEVLYHKAMIVDILLAYLLSPESAPEEKSPVSIGKEKIPYRVNHGTTDVMHLLAVLARDVRHEIHEFLPQIVHRILSDLLNRPSPEADTGKQPIPLDVTIVEAAFRTLSYIFRYDAERLLSTIVGKDQEPCLEDMRQYYGLTLAHRRELIRKLAAQSFAPMIRQISSNKGQKRHIRRVLRALQASADSATTIAAQKLRSDAVDGIASLCFEIARGVPGRIHSKGVFVIKCVLEALIVKKCSAKAHELIFGVASSLVERLLYHLRGADVVSLLDDVVAVSEQTLLSHAFSNDNVHSIRHTIELVRKVVQHRDGIVVRESPSAERKLTKLLDFAMRATTYSMLSDTSREAVLELLSAAWRAFPDYENFAEEMSQKLSIVLSISSADSAGSGHTVSNCELSITRTPASVLVEKLMPFLPIDVSMKWIGSAFLSSAASVAASDVRLALFLVHAVATVRTVSNGSTETFVDESDEILFLDNAVHCILSEVERSTLLGLCLSRLSMIDNSNCWADVVVSAKCVAFLGMVGGGGNGRKKFTFLYKKIVKSLVGVLNHVDSAGLLSGGHTDQDSAGILFSIVLESLSKFSTASLGIAEQSDVEQVLASIVNVSERYLLLQKDSLWALKGVASFTSALQQVGLPLSWNINPLFECLVPSLQDSCHFRRIHALQILSSFPKRPFVINHSDLDFGDELDEEPPVTFAKMHEKMSVKGPTGPCDIINILKEIESTQMDMSNERYILSLISRVAVLGRTGKMPAMYALAAASHLVGMFNIKFSPIWNGSITALAALTLGHEDCVWPPLHSKLADLMNSPVFKVASDTQQTVDTSYPLIDSEMYLKRCLQWEASNGMSVSLFGGEAAFAKEQGQVSRHQSTDQSAVLRNVWAVVAAAPQLMMRHSRVMVPLVLDFFHFQYFKVHKGAHDAWALRLHEHAENSPLTYKIECLVPYDEALKATLSKGGLREALLHFQTLFESGAVAREHRFDLICLLSRVLIGRLLSQSGTRSSKDTPATRRVAVLSFLSNICSDDSDLHPFMWLILRNYIPRQFEIDPIEGNEMQSVESALFVEQLKSVTVDSCSSMPSTVHQGFLNMLEPIISYLGHRIAFYVPACTSIILILSKVYQVQPPTTGTKIDNADIVALSDRDGGRASTIRSLCHRRLSELFVQFSGVVDFSEHADCLWEAIKNALALLPEMASSSLKPPSLLLLLESISSDPLLVNLFQSRGEVFRSAIYCLRPMSNVPVVETTLRIIRNLMNSENIEGKMLISENIATLLERFESRFRSFGNIMVQTWRSELDILCEVSELIDTTTFGMGTVRGNLAEQLCSLLLPFLDVSRACNDIERLKVIKIMKRMVSQLSLEASASYYTSVGGSFGPYKSRPGISSKESRFSLANFLETLSCQRYDKAKKACTVLVRLCAVNTRRVDEIDQESIVSAMTQLDERGSPFSWLDICQDGSEPMILIPLVNTCFHYFFSDDGIVARSAFKCLKGLVAISARKADLGNPSMGDSSHTEKWRRLLEGTILRHSKEGLAARNVSVRRFFILLLSDIAFACKHSKSPNHYGDLCILIRQDEPDLDFFRNITHVQIHRRCRAFQRLRKSLGEDEEDNLGFRHHTLSNILLPLAMHPIYESKTKLEESFALEAIATVASISRLLSWSKYSSTLWTALTQFERHLDQERYIIGMICAIIDGFHFSVSLDDEFDVDNEDSTGSAVWRALSTRIMPKVEALLTKEKIDKNGTKTKILRPALILALLKLCKKLPARVLKRNLPRFLAIVCDALKSKESDSRDLARSTLSKMVLDLDIIYLGDVVRELAITLKEGYQLHVRAATIHSILLELSKVYSPPKQREHTDALPIAFDRAVPALMDLIQQDLFGIAQERRDARGSQVRYVKEAGGSKSLNSLELVSSMVLFRPSLARACPMNTSKSSVHVIVSPFLERLRSSDVSSAAIPRIRECLTRIVVGLARNTSLSVDEALPFIYASIHPFVGDHEISAGVKCVEGDSDDDNVNMSTPIVVSGSKRIRHTSQMTSLGNVVKWHPSSRNARTSTKAAHKVKASDERALARVVDGASAPKMTGSFRHSSRIARMRGVNDPASVAAVSVGLQLLYSTLKILPSDTESTLSSALDPFAPLLTKCLCTCRDSEIVLATMKCLGLFLRLRLPSLEQCSKILAEKTLELLTSTGASSFDQELLQACFKMLTFLMNFDGNGGDFILGARSSGSAAGAGVLPLDQEQMQILLSFLKSSIIDSDQHNPAMGLLKAVMSRRFVSAEFYDLMDTLLEQSVRSPKPSLRQQSGGIFITYLLQYPMSAERVTQHIKRIVLNITYEHPEGRLSAVTLLLNVIERLPVPVLESHCQMLFLPLTMQLVNDESKECRETLKSAISVLFKRLPNDLLQTLLEYTSQWSDGDTALRQTSFQLYSIFAESRVDVIVRGDNTSVLLNKLCSALEDDTDWKVVYFALLCLSRMMGSLKIVLIENSHLWILVSACLTREHPWVKLASARILSDHFASLKPCSFVEDGSISFLIEKKGSLFQTARNFCRQLDFEETEYSEELTTICIKALTWILQAMHTYPDLCYADGDDTAAGRDPVRWLVARLSNTAKPKGTKRRQSVFKCFAAFATYCSSAFLNHLEMVLEPLHRSEMESHNELNYSSMLRNDDVVQGRYAEESSLAKDVLSLLEEQWDNGIFIKAYSAVKQRALQKKEKRKLTTRTEAICDPKIVFPTAASFIFAMHPFRRRVNDAIILGSLLVEKGNSLANAHYMSKMIT comes from the exons ATGGAATCTCAGCAGCACGTAAAGACATTACAAACAGACAAACGAAGCAAGAACAGGCTAAAGTACGCTTCGTCTCGCAAACGTGCCAAGACAGCTACTGCAGACGTCTACCGGAGCTATAAGCGACGAATCGGTGTGACGAGTGCAGCCTCGCGAGAAGAACGCGTGCATCATAGCGACGCGGCTATCAACAACCGGCGGAAAAATTCAACTTACAAATCTATTGCAACTGTGGTTCCTTCTTCCTCGACCAACTCACAGTCCTTCCTGGACGATGAGTCGGACCATCCCGACATCGGCACCGCGGAATCCGTACTGGCTATCGAGCTCGACGTTTCGCTTGATCGAAATGCGTCTGAAATATTCGGCAAGCTTCATCGGGAGCTCTGGCCTTTAGTTCGATCCTTGCCCGAAGTATTGTATCACAAAGCAATGATTGTTGACATTCTTTTGGCCTATCTGCTTTCTCCCGAATCGGCGCCGGAGGAAAAATCTCCCGTTTCTATAGGCAAGGAAAAAATTCCGTACCGGGTAAATCACGGAACAACCGACGTTATGCACCTTCTCGCGGTCTTAGCTCGAGACGTGCGGCACGAAATTCACGAGTTTCTGCCTCAGATTGTCCACCGCATTCTTTCAGACTTGTTGAACCGTCCATCCCCTGAAGCAGATACTGGCAAACAGCCAATTCCACTGGACGTGACGATAGTGGAAGCGGCATTCCGTACGCTTTCCTATATCTTTAGATACGACGCAGAGCGGCTTCTCAGTACTATCGTAGGCAAAGACCAAGAACCTTGTTTGGAAGATATGCGGCAGTATTATGGATTGACTTTAGCTCACCGTCGAGAATTGATACGGAAATTGGCTGCGCAGTCGTTCGCACCCATGATACGCCAAATTTCATCCAACAAAGGTCAGAAGCGTCACATCCGACGGGTTCTACGAGCATTGCAGGCCTCTGCTGACAGTGCTACTACAATCGCTGCCCAAAAGCTGCGATCCGACGCGGTGGATGGCATTGCTTCACTTTGCTTCGAAATTGCCCGGGGTGTGCCGGGTCGAATCCATTCGAAAGGAGTCTTTGTTATCAAGTGTGTACTGGAAGCGTTGATTGTCAAGAAGTGCTCGGCAAAGGCACACGAACTAATTTTTGGTGTTGCGTCCAGCCTTGTCGAGCGCCTTTTGTACCATCTTCGGGGAGCGGACGTGGTATCTCTATTAgatgatgttgttgctgtatCCGAGCAAACGCTTCTGTCTCATGCCTTCTCGAACGACAATGTTCATTCCATCAGGCATACTATCGAGCTTGTCCGGAAAGTCGTTCAGCATCGAGACGGGATTGTAGTAAGAGAGAGTCCTAGTGCGGAGCGGAAGCTTACAAAGTTATTGGATTTCGCGATGAGAGCTACCACTTATTCTATGCTGTCGGACACGTCCCGTGAAGCAGTGCTTGAATTGCTGAGTGCCGCTTGGAGAGCTTTTCCTGACTACGAAAACTTTGCAGAGGAAATGAGCCAGAAACTATCGATTGTTTTGTCCATCTCATCAGCGGATTCTGCGGGGAGTGGCCACACAGTTAGCAATTGTGAATTGTCGATTACGCGAACTCCTGCATCTGTTCTCGTTGAAAAGTTGATGCCCTTTCTCCCTATCGACGTTTCGATGAAGTGGATCGGATCTGCCTTTTTATCTTCTGCGGCTTCAGTAGCCGCCAGTGATGTGCGCTTGGCTTTATTCCTAGTCCACGCCGTTGCAACAGTGAGAACAGTTTCGAATGGTTCAACTGAGACCTTTGTCGATGAAAGCGATGAAATCTTATTTCTTGACAATGCGGTTCATTGTATTCTGTCTGAGGTAGAGCGTTCTACGTTGCTAGGTCTTTGCCTTTCCAGGTTGTCTATGATTGACAATTCCAACTGCTGGGCTGACGTAGTTGTTTCCGCTAAGTGCGTAGCTTTCCTCGGAATGGTAGGTGGCGGGGGCAATGGACGGAAGAAGTTTACTTTCCTTTACAAGAAGATTGTTAAATCACTTGTAGGTGTTCTAAATCACGTGGACAGTGCTGGATTGCTTTCAGGCGGGCATACTGACCAGGACTCTGCTGGAATTCTTTTTTCCATTGTTCTTGAATCCTTGTCTAAGTTTTCGACTGCCTCGCTTGGTATAGCGGAGCAGTCGGATGTCGAGCAAGTGCTGGCGAGCATCGTTAATGTTTCTGAACGCTATCTCTTGCTTCAAAAAGACTCCCTGTGGGCATTGAAGGGAGTTGCCTCCTTTACTAGCGCCTTACAACAGGTTGGGCTTCCTCTCTCCTGGAACATAAACCCACTATTCGAATGCCTGGTTCCGAGTCTACAAGATAGCTGTCACTTTCGCCGAATACACGCACTCCAGATACTTTCATCCTTTCCCAAGAGACCATTCGTTATAAATCACTCTGACTTAGATTTCGGGGACGAATTAGATGAAGAGCCACCTGTGACTTTTGCAAAAATGCATGAAAAGATGTCGGTGAAAGGACCTACTGGACCGTGCGACATCATCAATATTCTAAAGGAAATTGAATCAACACAGATGGACATGTCAAATGAACGATACATTTTATCACTGATCTCAAGGGTGGCGGTACTTGGGAGAACTGGAAAGATGCCAGCTATGTATGCACTAGCAGCAGCATCACATCTCGTTGGAATGTTTAATATTAAGTTCTCGCCCATCTGGAACGGATCCATTACAGCGTTGGCGGCGCTGACTTTGGGCCATGAAGATTGCGTGTGGCCGCCACTTCACAGCAAACTTGCTGATCTCATGAACAGCCCTGTTTTCAAAGTTGCTTCCGATACTCAGCAAACTGTCGACACATCATACCCCTTGATCGATTCAGAAATGTACTTAAAGAGGTGTCTTCAATGGGAAGCCTCGAACGGAATGAGTGTTTCACTATTCGGAGGTGAAGCAGCTTTCGCAAAAGAACAAGGTCAAGTTTCGCGGCATCAAAGTACTGACCAGTCCGCTGTGCTCCGAAACGTGTGGGCTGTTGTAGCAGCCGCCCCACAGCTCATGATGAGGCATTCGCGAGTAATGGTTCCGCTCGTTTTAgattttttccatttccaatACTTTAAAGTTCACAAAGGAGCCCATGATGCCTGGGCTCTTCGATTGCACGAGCATGCTGAGAACAGCCCTCTGAC GTACAAAATTGAATGTTTGGTACCTTACGATGAAGCTCTGAAGGCGACACTTTCCAAAGGAGGTTTACGGGAAGCCCTCTTACATTTTCAGACACTCTTTGAGAGTGGTGCAGTAGCTAGGGAACACAGATTTGATCTGATTTGTTTGCTATCGAGGGTTCTTATCGGAAGACTTTTGTCTCAGTCTGGAACGAGATCGTCGAAGGATACTCCAGCAACACGGCGTGTCGCTGTCTTATCATTTTTGTCCAATATTTGCTCTGATGACAGTGACCTGCATCCTTTTATGTGGCTGATATTGAGGAATTATATTCCTCGCCAATTTGAGATTGACCCGATCGAAGGGAATGAGATGCAATCGGTGGAATCTGCATTATTCGTTGAACAACTTAAATCGGTCACCGTGGATTCGTGCTCTTCAATGCCTTCTACAGTCCACCAGGGCTTTCTCAACATGCTAGAACCAATCATTTCTTACCTCGGGCACCGAATTGCTTTCTATGTTCCTGCTTGTACGTCAATCATTCTAATTTTGAGCAAAGTGTATCAAGTACAGCCCCCAACGACAGGAACAAAGATAGATAACGCCGACATTGTGGCTCTCTCTGACAGAGATGGAGGGCGCGCAAGTACCATTCGCTCATTGTGTCACCGAAGATTGAGCGAATTATTTGTACAGTTCTCGGGCGTCGTTGATTTCTCAGAACACGCCGATTGCTTGTGGGAAGCAATCAAGAATGCACTTGCTCTTTTGCCCGAAATGGCATCCAGTAGCTTGAAACCtccttctcttcttctgctATTAGAGTCCATTTCGAGCGATCCACTGCTGGTAAATTTGTTTCAATCGAGAGGAGAAGTTTTTCGATCTGCAATTTATTGTTTGCGTCCAATGTCCAATGTTCCGGTTGTTGAAACGACGTTACGAATTATCCGAAACCTCATGAATAGCGAAAACATTGAAGGTAAAATGCTCATATCAGAGAACATCGCGACACTTTTGGAGCGTTTTGAATCGAGATTCCGGTCGTTTGGCAACATCATGGTTCAAACGTGGCGAAGTGAGCTCGACATTCTTTGCGAAGTGAGCGAGCTCATAGACACTACAACTTTCGGAATGGGCACAGTGAGAGGAAATTTGGCGGAGCAGCTGTGCTCGTTGCTTCTTCCGTTTTTGGATGTTAGCAGAGCGTGCAACGACATTGAGAGGCTAAAGGTGATCAAAATCATGAAAAGAATGGTGTCGCAGCTGTCCTTGGAAGCATCCGCTTCCTACTATACATCCGTTGGGGGTAGTTTCGGGCCCTACAAATCGCGACCAGGCATTTCCTCCAAAGAATCTCGCTTCTCACTAGCAAACTTTCTTGAAACTCTCTCTTGCCAGAGATATGACAAGGCCAAGAAAGCATGTACAGTTCTCGTTCGATTATGTGCGGTGAACACCAGACGcgttgacgaaatcgatCAGGAAAGTATTGTTTCGGCTATGACACAACTGGACGAGCGTGGGAGCCCTTTTTCATGGCTAGATATATGCCAGGATGGAAGCGAACCTATGATACTGATCCCATTGGTAAACACGTGCTTTCACTATTTTTTCTCAGACGACGGTATTGTTGCTCGTTCTGCCTTCAAGTGCCTGAAAGGGCTAGTTGCGATTTCGGCGCGCAAGGCGGATTTAGGAAATCCATCTATGGGGGATTCGTCTCATACAGAGAAGTGGAGACGGCTTTTGGAAGGAACTATACTTCGTCATTCAAAAGAAGGATTGGCTGCTCGAAATGTATCGGTACGACGATTTTTTATTCTATTACTCTCGGATATTGCGTTTGCCTGTAAGCATTCGAAGTCTCCCAATCACTATGGGGACCTTTGCATCTTGATTCGCCAGGATGAGCCTGACCTCGACTTTTTCCGAAATATTACTCATGTGCAAATCCATCGTCGATGCAGAGCTTTTCAGCGTCTTCGCAAGTCACTGGgagaagatgaagaggatAATTTAGGATTCCGACATCATACTCTGTCCAACATCCTTCTCCCCCTTGCAATGCATCCCATTTATGAGAGTAAAACAAAGTTGGAAGAGTCGTTTGCGCTTGAGGCTATAGCAACAGTTGCGTCCATTTCACGCTTACTCTCTTGGAGCAAATATAGCAGCACTCTATGGACTGCATTGACACAGTTTGAGCGGCATCTAGATCAAGAGCGGTATATCATCGGAATGATCTGTGCCATTATAGATGGCTTTCACTTTTCCGTCTCCCTCGACGATGAATTCGATGTCGACAATGAAGACAGTACAGGTAGCGCGGTGTGGCGTGCACTGAGCACGAGAATAATGCCGAAGGTGGAGGCTCTCCTTACAAAGGAGAAGATTGACAAGAATGggacaaaaacaaagattCTCCGGCCCGCCCTCATTCTCGCCTTACTCAAACTATGTAAAAAACTTCCTGCGCGAGTGCTAAAACGTAATCTTCCGCGATTTTTGGCCATAGTATGCGACGCTTTGAAGAGCAAGGAGTCTGATTCACGAGATCTTGCTCGATCAACTCTTTCGAAAATGGTTCTTGACCTTGACATTATTTACCTAGGTGACGTCGTCCGGGAACTCGCGATTACGTTGAAAGAAGGATACCAACTCCACGTCCGCGCAGCTACAATACATAGCATTCTGCTGGAACTCTCGAAGGTATATTCACCACCCAAGCAACGCGAGCATACGGATGCTCTACCTATAGCCTTCGACAGGGCGGTCCCTGCACTCATGGACCTAATTCAGCAAGATTTGTTTGGCATAGCTCAAGAACGCCGCGATGCCAGGGGAAGCCAAGTTCGATACGTGAAAGAAGCCGGTGGCTCGAAAAGCTTGAACTCGCTCGAGCTCGTTTCTAGCATGGTACTTTTCAGGCCATCTCTAGCGCGAGCTTGTCCTATGAATACATCTAAATCGTCTGTTCACGTGATTGTGTCTCCTTTTTTGGAACGTCTTCGATCGAGTGATGTTTCTTCAGCCGCGATACCCCGGATTCGAGAATGTCTTACTCGCATAGTTGTTGGCTTAGCTCGAAACACAAGCCTGTCCGTTGACGAGGCTTTACCATTCATTTACGCTTCAATTCACCCATTCGTCGGAGATCATGAAATTTCAGCTGGGGTGAAATGTGTTGAAGgtgacagcgacgacgataaTGTCAATATGTCGACGCCTATCGTTGTCAGCGGCTCGAAAAGAATTCGGCATACTAGCCAAATGACATCACTTGGAAATGTTGTCAAGTGGCATCCTTCATCCCGAAATGCTCGTACGAGTACAAAGGCGGCACATAAGGTGAAAGCTAGTGACGAGAGGGCGTTGGCACGCGTTGTGGACGGCGCAAGTGCACCAAAGATGACTGGCAGCTTCAGGCATTCTTCCAGAATTGCTAGAATGCGAGGGGTAAATGACCCAGCAAGTGTGGCTGCTGTTTCTGTTGGACTTCAGCTATTGTATTCAACCCTCAAAATTCTTCCTTCTGACACGGAAAGTACGCTGTCCTCAGCTCTGGACCCGTTTGCGCCACTATTAACAAAATGCTTATGCACTTGCCGTGATTCAGAAATTGTTTTAGCCACTATGAAATGTCTGGGCCTTTTCCTTAGATTACGGCTCCCGTCGCTTGAGCAATGCTCCAAGATACTTGCTGAAAAAACCTTAGAGTTGCTCACCTCGACTGGTGCTTCTTCTTTTGACCAAGAGCTTTTACAAGCTTGCTTCAAGATGCTAACATTCTTGATGAACTTTGACGGCAACGGAGGAGATTTCATCCTTGGTGCGAGATCGTCCGGCTCAGCTGCAGGTGCCGGCGTATTGCCTTTGGATCAGGAGCAAATGCAGATATTGTTGTCTTTCTTGAAATCATCTATTATTGACTCGGATCAACACAATCCGGCAATGGGATTGCTGAAAGCCGTCATGTCTCGTCGCTTTGTTTCGGCTGAGTTTTACGACCTCATGGATACTCTGCTTGAGCAATCTGTCAGGAGTCCTAAGCCGTCCTTGCGACAACAAAGTGGAGGGATTTTCATAACCTATCTTTTGCAGTATCCCATGTCTGCGGAGCGTGTCACACAACACATAAAACGGATAGTCCTGAATATCACGTATGAGCACCCTGAGGGCAGACTTTCGGCTGTGACTTTGTTATTAAATGTTATTGAGCGCCTTCCGGTTCCGGTCCTCGAAAGCCACTGCCAAATGCTATTCCTGCCTCTTACGATGCAACTGGTGAATGACGAATCAAAGGAGTGTCGAGAAACTTTGAAAAGCGCAATTTCGGTCTTGTTCAAACGTTTACCGAATGACCTCCTCCAAACTCTTCTCGAATACACTAGCCAATGGTCGGACGGAGATACAGCCCTTCGACAGACATCCTTTCAATTGTACAGCATCTTTGCGGAATCGAGAGTTGATGTCATTGTTAGAGGAGACAACACCTCCGTGCTTCTAAACAAGCTCTGCTCAGCCTTGGAAGATGACACAGATTGGAAAGTTGTTTACTTCGCACTCCTATGCTTGAGCAGGATGATGGGCAGTCTCAAAATTGTTTTAATTGAGAATTCGCACCTATGGATACTTGTATCCGCTTGTTTGACGAGAGAGCATCCTTGGGTAAAGCTTGCATCTGCCCGAATTTTAAGCGATCATTTTGCATCGCTCAAACCATGCTCGTTTGTTGAAGATggctcaatttcttttttaATTGAAAAGAAAGGGAGTTTGTTTCAGACAGCCCGCAACTTTTGTCGACAGCTTGATTTTGAAGAGACCGAATACAGCGAGGAGCTGACGACCATATGCATTAAAGCCCTCACTTGGATCCTCCAAGCTATGCACACATACCCTGACCTGTGCTATGCCGATGGCGACGATACCGCTGCCGGACGCGATCCGGTGCGATGGCTAGTCGCCAGGCTTTCCAATACCGCAAAGCCAAAAGGAACAAAGCGGCGTCAATCTGTGTTCAAGTGCTTTGCTGCGTTTGCTACGTACTGCAGCAGCGCATTTTTGAATCACCTTGAAATGGTTTTAGAGCCTCTCCATCGCTCTGAAATGGAGAGCCATAATGAGCTCAATTACTCTTCCATGTTACGGAATGATGATGTTGTGCAAGGTAGATACGCAGAGGAGTCAAGCCTCGCCAAGGATGTCTTGTCGCTTTTGGAGGAGCAGTGGGACAATGGCATCTTCATCAAGGCTTATTCAGCCGTAAAGCAACGAGCATTGCAGAAAAAAGAGAAGCGAAAGTTGACAACGAGGACAGAAGCAATTTGTGATCCAAAAA TTGTTTTCCCCACAGCAGCATCCTTCATATTTGCGATGCATCCTTTTCGAAGACGTGTAAACGATGCCATTATTCTAGGTTCCCTCCTGGTAGAAAAGGGAAATTCACTGGCAAATGCGCACTACATGAGCAAGATGATTACTTAA